A stretch of the Candidatus Eremiobacteraceae bacterium genome encodes the following:
- the mnmE gene encoding tRNA uridine-5-carboxymethylaminomethyl(34) synthesis GTPase MnmE, with amino-acid sequence MATPPGVGAVAIIRLSGPAARAYAAACFSFSHGDADRWPAARMRRGFIVDPASGAPLDDALAVGFWSPHSYTGEDVVELHVHGGAGLAQACLQALLTAGARLAAPGEFTRRAFCNGRMDLAQAEAVADLINAETRLAARAATARMEGELGKRLKALRAEILERLVEIEAAVDYPEEVPAPDPAALSRCIVAQQSAVRELLAGSDTGKLLRDGVVCTIAGPPNAGKSSLLNALVRSERAIVSAQPGTTRDVVEERFIVDGVVINARDTAGLRATDDPIEAEGVRRARAAIRDAALCICVIDGSAHLDGDALVALEVTSAVPRIVLANKSDLGRSGADELARRRPEIERTAVASAFIAGSVRDAATIDAVRSAIADLSWGGGLIDAGRSLVVNSRQIDALARAGESLAHARATLDEHRPFDLLSGDLRIAAAAYGEVTGDDVTDEVLDGIFARFCVGK; translated from the coding sequence ATCGCGACGCCGCCGGGCGTCGGCGCGGTAGCGATCATCCGCTTGTCGGGACCCGCCGCGCGCGCATATGCCGCGGCGTGCTTTTCTTTCTCTCACGGCGACGCAGACAGATGGCCCGCGGCCCGCATGCGGCGCGGCTTCATCGTCGACCCCGCCTCGGGAGCGCCGCTCGACGACGCGCTCGCTGTCGGCTTTTGGTCACCGCATTCCTATACCGGCGAAGACGTCGTCGAACTGCACGTCCACGGCGGCGCCGGGCTCGCGCAGGCGTGCTTGCAAGCGCTCCTCACGGCGGGTGCGCGGCTTGCAGCACCGGGCGAGTTCACGCGGCGCGCGTTTTGCAACGGGCGCATGGACCTCGCGCAAGCCGAAGCGGTCGCGGATCTCATCAATGCCGAAACGCGTCTCGCGGCACGCGCCGCGACGGCGCGCATGGAGGGCGAGCTCGGTAAGCGGCTGAAGGCGCTTCGCGCCGAGATCCTCGAGCGGCTCGTCGAGATCGAAGCGGCAGTCGACTATCCGGAGGAGGTTCCCGCACCCGATCCGGCCGCGCTCTCACGCTGCATCGTCGCGCAGCAGAGCGCGGTTCGCGAACTGCTCGCCGGAAGCGACACGGGAAAGCTGCTGCGCGACGGCGTCGTCTGCACGATCGCCGGGCCGCCGAACGCCGGCAAATCATCCTTGCTCAATGCGCTCGTGCGGTCGGAACGCGCCATCGTCTCGGCCCAGCCCGGCACGACTCGCGACGTCGTCGAAGAACGCTTCATCGTCGACGGCGTCGTCATCAACGCGCGCGATACCGCAGGTCTGCGCGCGACGGACGACCCGATCGAAGCCGAAGGCGTGCGCCGCGCGCGCGCGGCGATACGCGACGCGGCGCTTTGCATCTGCGTGATCGACGGCTCCGCCCATTTGGACGGCGACGCGCTGGTCGCGCTGGAAGTCACGTCCGCCGTTCCGCGTATCGTGCTCGCGAACAAGTCGGATCTCGGCCGCTCCGGCGCAGACGAGCTCGCGCGGCGGCGACCGGAGATCGAGCGGACAGCCGTCGCGAGCGCGTTTATCGCCGGCAGCGTGCGCGACGCTGCGACGATCGATGCCGTCCGCTCGGCCATCGCAGATCTGAGCTGGGGCGGCGGCCTGATCGACGCGGGCAGATCGCTGGTCGTGAACTCGAGACAGATCGACGCGCTCGCGCGAGCCGGCGAATCGCTCGCGCATGCGCGCGCGACGCTCGATGAACATCGCCCGTTCGATCTGCTCTCAGGCGATCTGCGCATCGCGGCGGCCGCGTATGGCGAGGTCACAGGTGACGATGTGACGGACGAAGTGCTGGACGGTATCTTCG